A genomic window from Serratia liquefaciens includes:
- the fliE gene encoding flagellar hook-basal body complex protein FliE, which translates to MAIQGIEGVLQQLQATAIQAGQMGQGASAQGVSFASELKAAIGKISDTQQAARKQAQDFEVGAPGISLNDVMVDLQKSSISLQLGVQVRNKLVSAYQEVMNMPV; encoded by the coding sequence ATGGCAATTCAGGGTATTGAAGGGGTTTTGCAGCAGTTGCAGGCCACGGCGATTCAGGCAGGGCAGATGGGGCAAGGCGCATCCGCGCAGGGCGTCAGTTTTGCCAGTGAGTTGAAGGCGGCGATCGGCAAGATCAGCGATACCCAGCAGGCTGCGCGCAAACAGGCACAGGATTTCGAAGTCGGTGCGCCGGGCATCAGCCTCAATGACGTGATGGTCGATCTGCAAAAGTCGTCCATCTCGCTGCAGTTAGGGGTACAGGTGCGTAATAAGCTGGTTTCTGCTTATCAAGAAGTGATGAATATGCCGGTGTGA
- the fliF gene encoding flagellar basal-body MS-ring/collar protein FliF: MNASISATESRDNGLLAMWNRLRANPKVPLLIAASAAIAIVVALLLWVKSPDYRVLYSNINDRDGGAIVTQLTQMNIPYRFAENGAALLIPAEKVHETRLRLAQLGLPKGGAVGFELLDQEKFGISQFSEQINYQRALEGELSRTIESLGPVQNARVHLALPKPSLFVREQKSPSASVTLTLQPGRALDDGQINAIVYMVSSSVAGLPPGNVTVVDQAGRLLTQSDGTGRDLNAAQLKYASEVESRYQRRIEAILAPMVGSANVRAQVTAQIDFSTREQTDEEYQPNQAPNKAAVRSQQMSQSDQIGGPLVGGVPGALSNQPSAPAAAPIETAQPATAGTNADAAKTDTATARSSAAKGSGPQNSRRDETTNYEVDRTIRHTQHKAGTVQRLSVAVVINYRGTDKDGKPLPMSKEQLAQIESLARESMGFSSARGDTLNVVNTPFTDNEITGSELPFWQSQSFIDRLIDAGRYLLILLVAWVLWRKLVRPQLQNRQAVQKAALAAAATPMAKPADSSKPSNEELAQHRKSQQRVSAEVQSQRIRDLADKDPRVVALVIRQWMSNEL, encoded by the coding sequence ATGAATGCTTCAATCTCCGCTACCGAAAGCCGCGATAATGGCCTGCTGGCCATGTGGAACCGTCTGCGCGCCAACCCAAAAGTCCCGCTGCTGATTGCGGCCTCCGCAGCCATCGCCATCGTGGTCGCACTGCTGTTATGGGTGAAAAGTCCGGACTACCGCGTGCTGTACAGCAACATTAACGATCGCGACGGCGGCGCCATCGTCACCCAGCTGACGCAGATGAATATCCCCTACCGCTTTGCCGAAAACGGCGCAGCGTTGCTGATCCCGGCCGAAAAAGTGCATGAAACCCGCCTGCGTTTGGCGCAGCTCGGCCTGCCTAAAGGCGGCGCCGTGGGCTTCGAACTGCTGGATCAGGAAAAATTCGGCATCAGCCAGTTCAGCGAGCAAATCAACTATCAGCGAGCGCTGGAAGGTGAATTGTCCCGTACCATCGAATCACTGGGGCCGGTACAAAACGCCCGGGTGCATTTGGCTCTGCCCAAGCCTTCGCTCTTTGTCCGCGAGCAAAAATCCCCTTCCGCTTCCGTGACCCTGACGTTGCAACCGGGTCGGGCCCTGGATGACGGTCAGATCAACGCCATCGTTTATATGGTTTCGAGCAGCGTAGCCGGTTTACCGCCGGGCAACGTGACGGTGGTCGATCAGGCCGGACGCCTGCTGACCCAGTCCGACGGCACCGGACGCGATCTGAACGCCGCACAGCTTAAATACGCCAGCGAAGTGGAAAGCCGCTACCAGCGCCGTATCGAAGCGATTTTGGCCCCGATGGTCGGCAGCGCCAACGTGCGCGCTCAGGTCACCGCGCAGATCGACTTCTCAACCCGCGAACAAACTGACGAAGAGTACCAGCCTAACCAAGCGCCGAATAAGGCCGCCGTACGCTCGCAGCAAATGAGCCAAAGCGATCAAATTGGTGGGCCACTGGTCGGTGGCGTGCCGGGTGCACTGTCCAATCAGCCAAGCGCGCCGGCTGCCGCCCCGATTGAAACCGCCCAACCGGCCACCGCCGGCACTAATGCCGATGCGGCTAAAACCGATACGGCCACGGCGCGCAGTTCCGCAGCCAAGGGCAGCGGGCCGCAAAACTCGCGCCGCGATGAAACCACCAACTATGAGGTCGATCGCACCATTCGCCATACCCAGCATAAAGCCGGGACGGTACAGCGGCTGTCGGTCGCGGTGGTCATCAACTATCGCGGCACTGATAAGGACGGCAAACCGCTGCCGATGAGCAAAGAGCAGTTGGCGCAGATCGAATCGCTGGCGCGTGAGTCGATGGGCTTCTCCAGCGCCCGTGGCGATACCCTCAACGTGGTCAACACGCCGTTTACCGATAATGAAATCACCGGAAGCGAGCTGCCGTTCTGGCAAAGCCAGTCGTTTATCGATCGTCTGATCGACGCCGGCCGCTACCTGCTGATCCTGCTGGTCGCCTGGGTATTGTGGCGCAAACTGGTGCGTCCGCAACTGCAAAACCGTCAGGCGGTACAAAAGGCCGCACTCGCCGCCGCCGCCACGCCGATGGCCAAACCGGCCGACAGCAGCAAACCCAGCAATGAGGAGCTGGCGCAGCACAGGAAATCCCAGCAGCGCGTCAGTGCAGAAGTCCAGAGCCAGCGGATCCGCGATTTGGCTGATAAAGACCCACGCGTGGTCGCTCTGGTAATCCGCCAATGGATGAGTAACGAACTATGA
- the fliG gene encoding flagellar motor switch protein FliG yields the protein MSLTGTEKSAILLMTLGEDRAAEVFKHLSSREVQQLSGTMASMSQVSHKQLNEILREFEDDAEQYAALSVNASDYLRSVLVKALGEERAASLLEDILESRETTTGMETLNFMEPMSAADLIRDEHPQIIATILVHLKRGQAADILALFDERLRNDVMLRIATFGGVQPAALAELTEVLNNLLDGQNLKRSKMGGVRTAAEIINLMKTQQEEAVIDAMREYDGELAQKIIDEMFLFENLVEVDDRSIQRLLQEVEGESLLVALKGAEQPLREKFLKNMSQRAADILRDDLANRGPVRMSQVENEQKAILLVVRRLAESGEMIIGGGEDTYV from the coding sequence ATGAGTCTGACCGGAACCGAAAAAAGCGCCATCCTGCTGATGACGCTGGGCGAAGATCGCGCCGCCGAGGTATTCAAGCACCTCTCCTCGCGTGAAGTGCAGCAGTTGAGTGGCACCATGGCCAGCATGAGCCAGGTGTCGCACAAGCAGCTCAATGAAATACTGCGTGAGTTCGAAGACGACGCCGAACAGTATGCTGCGCTGAGCGTCAACGCCAGCGACTACCTGCGTTCGGTGCTGGTCAAGGCGTTGGGCGAAGAACGTGCCGCCAGCCTGCTGGAGGATATTCTCGAATCCCGAGAGACCACCACCGGCATGGAAACGCTCAACTTTATGGAGCCAATGAGCGCCGCCGATCTGATCCGCGACGAGCATCCGCAGATCATCGCCACCATCCTGGTGCACCTCAAGCGTGGCCAGGCTGCGGATATTCTGGCGCTGTTCGACGAACGGCTGCGCAACGACGTGATGTTGCGTATCGCCACCTTCGGCGGCGTGCAGCCGGCGGCGCTGGCGGAACTGACCGAAGTGCTCAACAACCTGCTCGACGGCCAGAACCTCAAGCGCAGCAAAATGGGCGGCGTACGTACCGCAGCCGAGATCATCAACCTGATGAAAACGCAGCAGGAAGAGGCGGTTATCGACGCCATGCGCGAATACGACGGCGAGCTGGCACAGAAGATCATCGACGAGATGTTCCTGTTCGAGAACCTGGTGGAAGTCGACGATCGCAGCATCCAGCGCCTGTTGCAGGAAGTGGAAGGCGAATCCTTGCTGGTGGCGCTCAAAGGCGCGGAACAGCCGCTGCGCGAGAAGTTCCTCAAAAACATGTCGCAACGCGCCGCAGACATCCTGCGCGACGATCTGGCCAACCGTGGCCCGGTGCGCATGTCGCAGGTGGAGAACGAGCAGAAGGCTATCCTGCTGGTCGTCCGTCGTTTGGCCGAGAGTGGCGAAATGATTATCGGCGGTGGCGAGGACACCTATGTCTGA
- the fliH gene encoding flagellar assembly protein FliH codes for MSDRINTLPWQPWSLNDLNEPKPVLDPLPLPVEITDGASLDDSLVREQQLTQLRLQAEQQGQQLGYADGQQKGYDAGFQAGMEEGRQQGLLEAQQQQQPLTAHWQHLVTEFQHTLDALDSVIASRLMQLALTAAKQVLGQPPVCDGTALLAQIQQLIQQEPMFSGKPQLRVHPDDYQRIEQQLGATLSLHGWRLLADGQLHPGGCKVSADEGDLDASLATRWHELCRLAAPGDV; via the coding sequence ATGTCTGATCGCATTAATACCCTGCCCTGGCAGCCCTGGTCGCTCAACGATCTCAACGAGCCCAAACCGGTGCTCGACCCGCTGCCGCTGCCGGTGGAAATCACCGACGGCGCATCGCTGGACGACAGCCTGGTTCGGGAACAGCAGCTCACCCAGCTCCGCCTGCAGGCGGAGCAGCAGGGCCAGCAACTGGGCTATGCGGACGGCCAGCAAAAAGGCTACGACGCCGGGTTCCAGGCCGGCATGGAAGAGGGTCGCCAACAGGGCTTGCTGGAAGCTCAGCAACAGCAGCAGCCGCTGACCGCACACTGGCAGCATCTGGTGACGGAATTCCAGCACACGCTGGACGCCCTCGACAGCGTGATTGCCTCGCGCCTGATGCAGCTGGCCCTGACGGCCGCCAAACAGGTGCTGGGCCAACCGCCAGTGTGCGACGGCACTGCCCTGCTGGCGCAGATCCAACAGTTGATCCAGCAGGAGCCGATGTTCAGCGGCAAGCCGCAGCTGCGCGTGCACCCGGACGACTATCAACGAATCGAGCAACAGTTGGGTGCCACGCTCAGTCTGCACGGCTGGCGGTTGCTGGCGGACGGTCAGTTGCACCCTGGCGGCTGCAAGGTCAGCGCCGACGAAGGCGATCTCGACGCCAGCCTGGCAACCCGTTGGCATGAGCTCTGCCGTCTGGCCGCTCCGGGAGACGTGTAA
- the fliI gene encoding flagellar protein export ATPase FliI has translation MTLRLGRWLTSLDALEKRIAHAPTVRRYGRLTRATGLVLEATGLQLPIGATCLIERHDAGEVQEVESEVVGFNGQRLFLMPLEEVEGIVPGARVYARISPEGQSASKQLPLGPALLGRVLDGSAKPLDGLPAPETGYRAPLITAPFNPLQRTPIEQVLDVGVRTINGLLTVGRGQRMGLFAGSGVGKSVLLGMMARYTQADVIVVGLIGERGREVKDFIENILGPEGRARSVVIAAPADVSPLLRMQGAAYATRIAEDFRDRGQHVLLIMDSLTRYAMAQREIALAIGEPPATKGYPPSVFAKLPALVERAGNGISGGGSITAFYTVLTEGDDQQDPIADSARAILDGHVVLSRRLAEAGHYPAIDIEASISRAMTSLIDEEHYRRVRNFKQMLASYQRNRDLISVGAYVAGSDPLLDKAMTLYPQMEAYLQQGIFERSGYQDACQQLQQLIV, from the coding sequence ATGACCCTGCGCCTCGGCCGCTGGCTGACCTCACTGGATGCGCTGGAAAAACGCATCGCACACGCCCCGACGGTACGCCGCTACGGTCGCCTGACCCGCGCCACCGGTTTGGTGCTGGAAGCCACCGGGCTACAGCTGCCGATCGGTGCCACCTGCCTGATCGAGCGTCACGACGCCGGTGAGGTCCAGGAAGTAGAAAGCGAAGTGGTCGGTTTTAACGGCCAGCGGCTGTTTCTGATGCCGCTGGAAGAAGTGGAAGGCATCGTGCCCGGCGCCCGGGTTTACGCCCGCATCTCGCCGGAAGGCCAAAGCGCCAGTAAGCAACTGCCGCTCGGTCCGGCCCTGCTGGGCCGGGTACTGGACGGCAGCGCCAAGCCGCTCGACGGCCTGCCTGCACCGGAAACCGGCTATCGTGCACCGCTGATCACCGCGCCATTCAACCCGCTGCAGCGTACGCCGATCGAACAGGTACTGGACGTCGGCGTGCGAACCATCAACGGCCTGTTGACCGTCGGTCGCGGCCAGCGCATGGGGCTGTTTGCCGGTTCCGGCGTCGGTAAAAGCGTGCTGTTGGGCATGATGGCGCGTTATACCCAGGCCGACGTGATTGTCGTCGGTCTGATCGGCGAACGTGGCCGTGAGGTGAAAGACTTTATCGAAAACATCCTCGGCCCCGAAGGCCGGGCGCGTTCGGTGGTGATCGCCGCTCCGGCGGACGTCTCGCCGCTGCTGCGCATGCAGGGTGCGGCCTACGCCACACGCATCGCTGAAGATTTCCGCGATCGCGGCCAGCACGTGCTGTTGATCATGGATTCACTGACGCGCTACGCCATGGCACAACGAGAGATAGCCCTCGCCATCGGCGAGCCGCCGGCCACCAAAGGCTACCCGCCCTCCGTTTTCGCCAAGCTGCCGGCACTGGTCGAACGTGCGGGCAACGGCATCAGCGGCGGCGGGTCGATTACCGCCTTTTATACCGTGTTGACCGAAGGCGATGACCAGCAGGATCCGATCGCCGACTCGGCACGCGCCATTCTCGACGGCCACGTGGTGCTGTCACGGCGCCTGGCGGAAGCCGGCCACTACCCGGCCATCGACATTGAAGCCTCCATCAGCCGCGCCATGACCTCGCTGATCGACGAAGAGCACTATCGTCGGGTGCGTAACTTCAAACAGATGTTGGCCAGCTACCAACGCAACCGAGATTTGATCAGCGTCGGTGCTTATGTCGCAGGCAGCGACCCGCTGCTGGATAAGGCCATGACGTTATATCCGCAGATGGAAGCCTATCTGCAGCAGGGCATTTTCGAGCGCAGCGGCTACCAGGACGCCTGCCAGCAGTTACAGCAGTTGATCGTTTAA
- the fliJ gene encoding flagellar export protein FliJ, protein MKPQSPLITLRDLAQDAVEQATRQLGQVRKAQQAAEQQLSMLLNYQDEYRQKLNNQLSGGMESSNWQNYQQFIGTLEQAIAQHRQQLTQWGEKVDHAMKQWQDKQQRLNAFETLHTRAQSAELQLENKRDQKLMDEFAQRSAQRNIHQ, encoded by the coding sequence ATGAAACCACAGTCCCCCCTGATTACCCTGCGCGATCTGGCGCAGGATGCAGTAGAACAGGCGACTCGCCAACTGGGCCAGGTGCGCAAAGCTCAGCAAGCCGCTGAACAGCAACTTTCCATGCTGCTCAACTATCAGGATGAGTACCGTCAGAAGCTGAATAATCAACTGAGCGGCGGCATGGAATCGTCCAATTGGCAGAACTACCAGCAGTTTATCGGCACGCTGGAACAGGCGATCGCCCAGCACCGCCAGCAGTTGACGCAGTGGGGAGAGAAAGTGGACCACGCGATGAAGCAATGGCAGGACAAACAGCAACGGCTGAACGCTTTCGAAACCCTGCATACCCGAGCCCAGAGCGCGGAGTTGCAGTTGGAGAACAAACGGGATCAAAAACTGATGGATGAGTTCGCTCAACGCAGTGCACAAAGGAATATACATCAATGA